A window from Drosophila miranda strain MSH22 chromosome Y unlocalized genomic scaffold, D.miranda_PacBio2.1 Contig_Y2_pilon, whole genome shotgun sequence encodes these proteins:
- the LOC108158175 gene encoding LOW QUALITY PROTEIN: serine protease 1 (The sequence of the model RefSeq protein was modified relative to this genomic sequence to represent the inferred CDS: inserted 2 bases in 1 codon) translates to MQLFVFLALAVAVASAVPTEVANKPVPVRDMPSAAKIQGRITNGYPAYEGKVPYIVGLSFNDNYWCGGSIIGHNWILTAAHCTREANHVLIYYGASFRHEAQFTHWVSRDDMISHPDFNDHLNNDIGLIRTPHVDFWSLVNRVELPSYNDRYNSFAGWWAXDNDSGMSNYLNCVDVQLMDNNDCRNVYGDSYITDNTICIQTQGAHSTCNGDSGGPLVLHEGNRIVGITSFGHWNGCTAGEPAGFTRVTGYLDWIRDHTGISY, encoded by the exons ATGCAGCTGTTTGTTTTCCTTGCtttggctgtggccgtggccaGCGCCGTGCCTACCGAGGTGGCCAACAAGCCCGTTCCCGTGAGGGACATGCCAAGTGCGGCGAAGATCCAGGGTCGGATCACCAACGGCTATCCGGCATACGAGGGCAAGGTGCCGTATATCGTGGGCCTGAGCTTCAACGACAACTACTGGTGCGGTGGCTCCATCATTGGCCACAACTGGATCCTCACCGCCGCCCACTGCACGAGAGAGGCCAACCACGTGCTGATCTACTACGGCGCCAGCTTCCGTCACGAGGCCCAGTTCACCCACTGGGTGAGCCGCGATGACATGATCTCGCATCCCGACTTCAACGACCATCTGAACAACGACATCGGCCTGATCCGCACTCCTCACGTTGACTTCTGGTCGCTAGTGAACCGCGTGGAGCTGCCCAGCTACAACGATCGCTACAACAGCTTCGCCGGCTGGTGGGC TGACAATGACAGCGGCATGTCCAACTACCTGAACTGCGTCGACGTCCAGCTTATGGACAACAACGACTGCCGCAACGTCTACGGCGATAGCTACATCACCGACAACACCATCTGCATCCAGACCCAAGGCGCCCACTCCACCTGCAACGGCGACTCCGGCGGTCCGCTGGTCCTCCACGAGGGCAACCGCATCGTGGGCATCACCTCCTTCGGCCACTGGAACGGCTGCACGGCCGGCGAGCCCGCAGGCTTTACCCGCGTCACCGGCTACCTCGACTGGATCCGCGACCACACTGGCATTTCCTACTAG
- the LOC117193952 gene encoding AT-rich binding protein-like: protein MQQQAGVLTGSGLSTLSMSVGPSTAMAAALLSTHELPKDSNSTTASAGSAVSSDDGERWYICDYETCGLKFKYKSRMELHRVVHSKERRFNCELCSASFKQSCNLSTHRKKKHALRGIKSEILPQRY, encoded by the coding sequence atgcagcagcaggcggGGGTACTGACGGGAAGTGGTCTCTCCACACTCAGCATGTCAGTGGGCCCCTCAACAGCTATGGCAGCGGCGCTGCTTTCCACCCATGAGCTGCCCAAGGACTCGAACAGTACCACGGCCAGCGCCGGGAGCGCTGTCTCCTCGGACGACGGGGAGCGTTGGTACATCTGCGACTACGAGACGTGCGGCCTGAAGTTTAAGTACAAGTCGCGCATGGAGCTGCACCGTGTAGTGCACAGCAAAGAGCGGCGCTTCAATTGCGAGCTATGCAGTGCCTCCTTCAAGCAATCATGCAACTTGTCCACGCACCGAAAGAAAAAGCACGCGCTCCGGGGTATCAAGAGCGAGATCCTTCCGCAGCGATACTAG